A genomic stretch from Sulfobacillus thermosulfidooxidans includes:
- a CDS encoding glycosyl hydrolase family 18 protein — protein sequence MIRDKGIRHAYNRRPLVVVTAIFLVIALIGGLIYGQNSRVIASWDRLLLHPAEASIALTTTGPRPQKTTQNSGPSDGLPPGMVLGYFYDPGNQGNATAMLQHYLPFLTGIIPFWYTINANGYISGQTNPAVLQIARQHHLWTFALVENMAGQSVFGPLLSNPVASQRAIENMLTLVEDNGYDGVNLDWEGMAPSEQEDFTQFVAHLSQVFHRHGYYVTLSLPAETSYQPTSSWTGAYNYPALAKSADLLMIMAYDEHWAGGSPGPIASPSWVKAVLNYTISVVPPSKVILGIPGYGYDWSNSGAIALSYGQAQSLEQQYTHETGKNHFVYVQNGAVHSVWFEDTQSLLSKIQLVSGYELRGIALWRLGIEDPKIWDFLQ from the coding sequence ATGATTCGCGATAAAGGAATTCGACATGCCTATAACCGACGCCCCTTGGTTGTGGTGACAGCGATATTTCTCGTCATTGCTTTGATTGGGGGATTGATTTATGGCCAAAACAGTCGCGTCATAGCAAGCTGGGATCGCCTTTTGCTACATCCCGCCGAAGCTTCTATAGCATTGACGACAACGGGTCCCAGGCCTCAGAAAACCACTCAAAATTCAGGACCTTCGGATGGACTGCCTCCAGGAATGGTTTTAGGATATTTTTATGATCCGGGAAACCAGGGGAATGCGACCGCCATGCTTCAGCATTATCTCCCGTTTTTAACGGGTATTATTCCATTTTGGTATACGATTAATGCGAATGGGTATATTAGTGGTCAAACCAATCCGGCGGTCTTGCAAATAGCACGCCAACATCACTTGTGGACATTTGCGTTAGTTGAAAATATGGCTGGGCAATCTGTGTTTGGACCCTTGTTGAGTAATCCGGTGGCGAGTCAAAGAGCTATTGAGAATATGTTAACACTCGTTGAAGATAATGGTTATGATGGGGTGAATTTGGATTGGGAAGGGATGGCTCCTTCGGAGCAAGAGGATTTTACTCAATTTGTTGCGCATTTGTCGCAAGTCTTCCATCGTCATGGGTATTATGTCACACTCAGTTTGCCCGCAGAGACCAGTTACCAACCCACGAGCTCTTGGACGGGAGCCTATAATTACCCCGCTTTAGCCAAAAGTGCAGATTTGTTAATGATTATGGCTTATGACGAACATTGGGCAGGAGGTAGTCCTGGGCCTATTGCGTCCCCGTCATGGGTTAAAGCTGTCTTGAATTACACAATATCGGTGGTTCCTCCAAGTAAAGTGATTTTAGGGATTCCCGGGTACGGATACGATTGGAGTAATTCCGGCGCGATTGCGTTATCTTATGGGCAAGCCCAATCATTGGAACAACAATATACCCATGAAACAGGGAAAAATCATTTTGTTTATGTGCAAAATGGCGCAGTTCATTCGGTTTGGTTCGAGGATACGCAAAGTTTGCTATCGAAAATCCAGTTGGTTTCGGGATACGAATTGCGTGGTATTGCTCTGTGGCGCTTAGGTATTGAAGATCCCAAGATCTGGGACTTTTTGCAATGA
- a CDS encoding response regulator transcription factor: MHTLLIEDDDRVARLITLELRHAGWDVHWCNKGRDGLSEAIGGNYDVVILDLMLPDIDGIKVCQSLRQVSDTPILILTARDAVVDRVRGLDAGADDYLVKPFATMELLARMRALTRRPANVFHQDDTLKVGPLELYPMRHEVRLNNNPIELTRREFDLLQYFMQNVGITLTRDMILDRVWGWGYSGASNIVDVYVGYLRQKIGLPTDELNLVTIRGVGYVLKYENPS; encoded by the coding sequence TTGCACACCTTGCTCATCGAAGATGACGACCGCGTTGCCCGTCTTATTACATTAGAACTTCGTCATGCCGGATGGGATGTTCACTGGTGCAATAAAGGCCGTGATGGACTATCTGAAGCCATTGGAGGGAATTATGACGTCGTGATTTTAGACTTAATGCTTCCCGATATTGATGGTATCAAAGTGTGTCAATCTCTTCGTCAAGTGTCAGATACCCCGATATTAATTTTAACGGCGCGCGATGCAGTCGTTGACCGTGTTCGGGGGCTAGATGCCGGTGCCGATGATTATCTGGTGAAACCCTTTGCGACCATGGAATTATTAGCGCGCATGCGCGCCCTCACCCGAAGACCTGCAAACGTTTTTCATCAAGATGATACCCTTAAAGTCGGACCGCTTGAGCTGTATCCGATGCGGCACGAGGTCCGCTTGAACAATAATCCCATTGAACTCACGCGGCGAGAATTTGACCTCTTACAGTACTTTATGCAAAATGTGGGTATCACTCTAACCCGGGATATGATTCTTGATCGCGTCTGGGGATGGGGATATTCCGGAGCCTCAAATATTGTGGATGTCTATGTCGGGTATCTCCGGCAGAAAATCGGATTACCCACCGATGAACTCAATTTAGTGACAATTCGTGGAGTGGGTTATGTCTTGAAATACGAGAATCCGTCGTGA
- a CDS encoding HAMP domain-containing sensor histidine kinase, which yields MNFPRSLRTRFTIQTGGAIVSLVVVFAVITILAVSFHLYDAAASDALSVYAGLKQAHGNTLSVIVHEYTRSVDPHIWILQHGHVILRSPNTAPRPIGPLIGGLAREPISLRLVEYHAHLTYVIDWPLKPDLDLLGDLILVMTIVGIAAAAGGVLLGRWTTHRVLEPVKRMTRSVEHMLSTNQFLPVENPSRTDDEFSQLARLLSELVQTLEARWQRDRTLLADAAHQLRTPLEVIRGNLDILRNWDSIDRATEEDSLTAMDRAVSEMITLVGDLLTLEHVRNEGPAQLQPHSLRTLLEDASEDARALNPSLHILLHDPGQAAVLIHEPFARRALWAVLENAVKYSPDGGTIEITVLPQGERYGIAIRDHGPGIPEEDIPHIFTRFYRGQNGRGKSGTGLGLSIAEALMRSQKGYITLETGEEGTTFTLWFLRAPASSA from the coding sequence GTGAATTTCCCACGTAGTCTTCGCACCCGTTTTACCATCCAAACCGGAGGGGCCATCGTCAGCCTAGTGGTTGTCTTTGCTGTCATCACCATTTTGGCAGTCAGCTTTCACTTATATGATGCGGCCGCCTCGGACGCTTTGAGCGTATATGCTGGTCTCAAACAGGCCCACGGCAATACGCTAAGTGTAATTGTGCATGAATATACCCGATCGGTCGATCCACATATTTGGATCCTGCAGCATGGTCATGTGATCTTGCGCTCTCCTAACACGGCTCCTCGTCCCATTGGGCCCTTAATAGGAGGCTTAGCTCGTGAACCCATATCGCTGCGTTTAGTTGAATATCACGCACATCTCACTTATGTCATTGATTGGCCATTGAAACCTGACTTGGATTTATTGGGCGATCTCATTCTGGTGATGACAATAGTCGGCATTGCTGCCGCCGCGGGAGGTGTCTTGCTAGGACGATGGACAACGCACCGGGTGTTGGAGCCGGTCAAACGCATGACCCGTTCCGTAGAACACATGTTATCCACAAATCAATTTCTTCCTGTCGAGAATCCGTCCCGAACCGATGACGAGTTTAGTCAGCTCGCACGGTTGTTATCGGAGCTGGTGCAAACCTTGGAAGCTCGTTGGCAAAGAGACCGCACTTTGCTAGCCGATGCTGCCCATCAATTGCGAACGCCCCTCGAAGTTATTCGAGGTAATCTCGATATTTTACGCAACTGGGATAGTATTGACCGGGCCACGGAAGAGGACAGCCTAACCGCTATGGATCGGGCCGTCTCCGAAATGATTACCCTCGTGGGCGATCTCTTAACCTTAGAACACGTGCGCAACGAAGGGCCAGCTCAATTACAACCGCATTCTCTTCGCACCTTATTGGAAGATGCCAGTGAAGATGCACGGGCCTTGAATCCGAGTTTGCACATCCTCCTTCACGATCCTGGACAAGCGGCCGTCTTGATTCATGAACCCTTCGCTAGACGAGCCTTGTGGGCGGTTCTTGAAAACGCCGTCAAGTACAGCCCAGATGGAGGGACCATCGAGATTACGGTTTTACCGCAAGGAGAACGCTACGGGATTGCTATACGCGATCATGGTCCTGGCATTCCTGAAGAAGACATCCCGCACATTTTCACCCGCTTTTACCGCGGCCAAAATGGCCGGGGAAAGAGCGGCACGGGTCTTGGTTTAAGTATTGCCGAAGCCTTGATGCGCTCACAAAAAGGATATATTACCTTGGAAACAGGAGAAGAGGGCACCACATTTACTCTATGGTTTCTTCGCGCACCCGCTTCATCGGCTTAG
- a CDS encoding APC family permease — protein MARRQVLPLRTAVSTSAGLASAAINFLACVEVAEYAGGPSAWIALLVAGALIVFSASNFAELSGLYPSAAAIRVWTRRGLNDSLSLIISLVYALTVIFVIAADAFVLANAFHAGIPQIPGWLWIVVLLLVIVMANLRGIQIAGRIQDANALLLLATLSIISIVILDKVPLPPVSKFLHVGPGIFQSIALGVFIYVGFEWVTPLAEEFSDARAIPRGMYIALGLIAIAFALFTVALTIIFPRTEQLKTTVIPQLLAGQKALGAIGFWWMLFVTMTTAMTTFNGGLFTASRFVYALAREKSLPKVFAHLNDRWVPSYALMTLAGLSLVLALVIFATGQYTILINAGAGVEGLIYALSALLVIRLRHKEPTRVRPFHALGVPWLTAAVGVVFLFLGVGALMTSSSQVPWPLVFVGLLVILTSLYVYRVVPQLKTKNPAKPMKRVREETIE, from the coding sequence AATCAATTTCCTTGCCTGCGTGGAAGTTGCGGAATATGCGGGCGGACCTTCGGCATGGATCGCCTTATTGGTGGCCGGAGCCCTGATTGTTTTTTCTGCCAGCAATTTCGCAGAATTAAGTGGTCTTTATCCTTCGGCCGCCGCGATTCGGGTATGGACCCGGCGTGGACTTAATGATTCGTTATCATTGATTATCTCGTTGGTCTATGCCCTAACTGTGATTTTCGTTATTGCCGCCGATGCCTTTGTGCTAGCTAACGCCTTTCATGCGGGTATTCCCCAGATTCCCGGATGGTTATGGATTGTCGTCTTGCTGTTGGTAATCGTAATGGCCAACTTACGCGGAATCCAGATTGCAGGCCGTATTCAAGATGCCAACGCGCTGTTGTTGTTGGCGACCTTGAGCATCATCAGTATTGTGATTTTAGATAAAGTGCCCTTGCCTCCTGTATCAAAGTTTTTGCACGTGGGCCCGGGAATTTTTCAAAGTATTGCTTTGGGTGTGTTTATTTATGTGGGTTTTGAATGGGTCACCCCGTTAGCCGAGGAATTTTCTGATGCACGGGCGATACCGCGTGGCATGTATATCGCTTTGGGCTTGATTGCCATAGCGTTCGCCTTGTTTACTGTGGCGTTAACAATAATTTTTCCGAGAACTGAACAACTAAAGACCACAGTGATTCCTCAATTGTTGGCGGGGCAGAAGGCACTGGGAGCTATCGGATTTTGGTGGATGCTTTTTGTCACTATGACGACAGCGATGACCACATTTAATGGGGGTCTATTCACAGCATCCCGCTTTGTGTACGCTTTGGCGCGAGAGAAGTCCCTGCCCAAAGTCTTTGCGCATTTAAACGATCGTTGGGTTCCGTCTTATGCGTTGATGACTTTGGCCGGTTTATCCCTCGTGCTGGCTTTGGTGATTTTTGCTACGGGACAATACACCATATTGATTAACGCGGGAGCAGGTGTCGAAGGACTGATTTATGCACTATCGGCGTTGTTGGTTATACGGTTGCGGCATAAAGAGCCTACTCGTGTGCGCCCGTTTCACGCACTTGGGGTGCCTTGGCTAACCGCTGCCGTGGGAGTCGTCTTTTTGTTCCTCGGGGTGGGAGCCCTTATGACGTCATCTTCACAGGTTCCTTGGCCTTTAGTGTTTGTCGGCCTGCTGGTGATTCTGACTTCCCTTTATGTTTATAGGGTGGTTCCGCAATTAAAAACGAAAAACCCTGCTAAGCCGATGAAGCGGGTGCGCGAAGAAACCATAGAGTAA